From Bacteroides uniformis:
GGTAAATCTTTATGGACAGCCCTATACTAAGGAGGGAGCTTTGGATACCAAATCGGTACCGCTGAAATTGGATACGGATTTAGAGAAAGTCCTGAAACGCAATACGGTGGAAGAAGTTTATACTTCCATCCAAGCAGATATTGACGAGGCACGCAAACTGGTCATGAAGGCAGAATGGGAACAGAGATATTCATATCGTTTCAATGCGGCTTCGGTAGAGGCGTTTCAATCACGCGTATCCCTTTATAAGGGCGAGTGGCAGGCGGCTTGGGATGCTGCTGAGGCAGTGCTTGCCGTGAAGTCTGTATTGGTAGATTTGAATGATGCCGCTGCAACTCTTCCTAACAGTTATAATTCCGTGGAAAATATTACTCCACTGGAGACACCTCTGAGCAGTACAATCAATGGGGCTGCTCTGGCTACTCCGGTTTTTCTCTCCCTTTATGCTGAGAACGACCTTCGGCTGGACAAATATTTTGCTGAAACGGATGAAAAAGGTTTCCGGAAGAATAAGAAGGCGGGAAGCAATAACTACTTGTGTACTTTCCGTGTGGGTGAAATATATCTGACGGCTGCTGAGGCTGCTGCCCGACTTGGAGAACTGTCTCAAGCACGTACTCGCCTGCTGGAACTGATGCGGAAACGTTATGCACCGGAGGCCTACGAAGCGAAATCCGTTGTTGTCAATGCCATGGATAAGGAAGCGTTGGTACAGGAAATATTAGATGAACGTGCCCGTGAACTTGCTTTTGAAGGACATCGCTGGTTTGACCTTCGTCGTTCCACCCGTCCGCGTTTGGAGAAAGTGCTTGATGGTACGCGTTATGTACTCGAAGAGAATGATGCCCGCTATACATTGGCCATTCCGAAAGAAGCCATAGAAGCCAATCCGGGATTGCTGAACTGATAAAGATAAAACTCCCCGATTCTGTATTGACGAGAATCGGGGAGTTTTGTCTTTATGTGGATTGGATATGTATTTTTTACGTACCTTTGCACCGTTTTTTGTAATAGACAGTATAAGATGATACAGAATCAGAGACCTCCTATCCGTAGAATTGCTTTTCCTATTCTTATAGCATTGAGTATTTCGCATTGTTTGAACGATATGCTGCAATCGGTTATTTCGGCAGTATACCCTTTGTTCAAGGAGGATTTATCCTTGAGTTTTGCCCAGATTGGTCTGATTACGTTAGTGTATCAGATGTCGGCGTCCGTGTTTCAGCCTCTAATGGGATTGTTCTTTGATAAGCGCCCCATTGCCTGGTCATTGCCGATAGGTATGGGCTTTACTTTGGTCGGTATCATGAATCTGGCTTTTGCTACTAATCTGTATTGGTTGCTGGCTTCGGTATTCATTGTGGGTATCGGTTCGTCTGTACTCCATCCGGAGGCGTCACGTATTACTTTTCTGGCTTCCGGCGGAAAACGCGGACTGGCGCAGTCTCTGTTTCAAGTGGGTGGGAATTTGGGAGGCTCGCTTGGACCGTTACTGGTGGCTTTGCTGGTAGCTCCTTACGGGAGGCATCACATTGCCTTGTTCACGGTTTTTGCCTTGATTGCCATCGTGGTGATGATTCCTATATGTCGTTGGTTCCGTTCCTACTTGAACCACATCAAGAAACGCCCGATGCTTGTGGCAGGAAAGATAGAACGCCCTCTTTCCTCAAAGATGACGGTGTTTGCCATAAGTATTCTGCTGATACTTATCTTCTCCAAATATATCTAT
This genomic window contains:
- a CDS encoding RagB/SusD family nutrient uptake outer membrane protein, yielding MKKTISLMIMACMLLLAACDNYLDIQPTGSVIPNSLAEYRALLARSYKDVSKFSDRGMACFRSDEMQVRDNEYDQNYYMDIERWNDLAPNAYTSSFEWAKYYNVLFIANHVIESRSDIKEGTEEEINQLVGEAYMLRAYVHFLLVNLYGQPYTKEGALDTKSVPLKLDTDLEKVLKRNTVEEVYTSIQADIDEARKLVMKAEWEQRYSYRFNAASVEAFQSRVSLYKGEWQAAWDAAEAVLAVKSVLVDLNDAAATLPNSYNSVENITPLETPLSSTINGAALATPVFLSLYAENDLRLDKYFAETDEKGFRKNKKAGSNNYLCTFRVGEIYLTAAEAAARLGELSQARTRLLELMRKRYAPEAYEAKSVVVNAMDKEALVQEILDERARELAFEGHRWFDLRRSTRPRLEKVLDGTRYVLEENDARYTLAIPKEAIEANPGLLN
- a CDS encoding MFS transporter, with protein sequence MIQNQRPPIRRIAFPILIALSISHCLNDMLQSVISAVYPLFKEDLSLSFAQIGLITLVYQMSASVFQPLMGLFFDKRPIAWSLPIGMGFTLVGIMNLAFATNLYWLLASVFIVGIGSSVLHPEASRITFLASGGKRGLAQSLFQVGGNLGGSLGPLLVALLVAPYGRHHIALFTVFALIAIVVMIPICRWFRSYLNHIKKRPMLVAGKIERPLSSKMTVFAISILLILIFSKYIYMASLTSYYTFYLIHKFGVTVQASQLFLFVFLVATAIGTLVGGPVGDRVGRKYVIWASILGTAPFSMMMPHVGLAWTVVLSFCVGLMLSSAFPAILLYAQELLPNKLGLISGLFFGFAFGIAGIASAVLGGMADKYGIEAVYNVCAFMPLLGLVACFLPNLKRR